The following DNA comes from Lentibacillus sp. Marseille-P4043.
GCTGACCCTAGTAAGGAAAATCCAAAATTCCCTCAGGTCTTCCCAAGTTCTGAATGGTCACCAAAATTTCCTTTGATAGGTCCAAAACCTTCATTTAGGCATAAAAAAGTAGCAATCGGTACCATAAAAAGACCGAAAAAAGATGGCGGTCAGACATGAAAGGAATAGTTTACGACTTTACTATACCAAAATATTTAGCAGCAAAAGCGTTTGGCAAACACTTTCCTTCGCTGTATTATGGGAAACCTTCTGCATTATCACTAAGCCATGTGGAAGAGCCGACACTTCCAAACGAACGCTGGCTGAAAGTAAAACCAATTTATGCTGGGGTTTGTGGATCGGATATGGGAGCAATTTTCTATAAAACGTCACCATCAATTACCCCCTTTAATTCATTCCCATCTATTTTAGGGCATGAAGTTGTCGGCATTGTGACCGAAGTTGGGAACGATGTCACAGAGGTAGAGGTGGGGCAGCGTATCACACTGGACCCCTATATCACCTGTGAAGTTCGCGGATTGAAAAGTCCCTGTCCTGCATGCAGAAAAGGACTGCATAGCTTATGCCGGTATAAAAGTGGAACAGATACATTCGGTCCAGGAATGATTCTTGGATTCTGTAAAGATTTGCCAGGTGGATGGAGTGAATCACTAGTTGTCCATGAATCCATGGCCATTCCAGTTCCTGATACAATATCCGATAAGGTTGCCGCAATGTCCGAACCGTTAAGCGTTGGATTGCACGCAGTACTTCGTCAACCACCTAAGAGTGGTGAGCACGTTCTTGTCATCGGTGGTGGCATGATTGCCTACGCGGTAATTGCAGCAATTCATCTGCTAGAGATCGACTGTCACATTACACAACTGAGCCTGCTTCAATACCAGCGAGAGATGGGATTAAAACTTGGCGCAAATAATGGATTAACGAGTCGGAAGGAACTAGAGGATACATTATTAAAAATGCCTGAAACGTCAAGACATAAGCCTGCCCTTGGAAGAGATATTTTTGTCGGGGGCTATGATGCTGTTTATGATTGCATTGGCAGTAAGGAGAGCCTAGATGATGCGCTAAGAATGGCACGTGAACGCGGAAAGGTGACACTGGTAGGCTGTGCAGGTGAAATTAAAAAATTAGATTGGACGTTCGTTTGGGCAAACGAGCTGACCGTGTTGGGCACACATGCGTATTCAAAAAAAGAAACTTGGGAAGGAATTACAACCTCAACACAGGAGCTACTCTTTGAACTAATTGAACAGCATCCAGATTATCCGCTTGAACAGTTAGTTACACATGAATATCCTTTGGAAGATTATCGGGAAGCAATCACAGCAAATTTGGATCGCGGGAAGTATCAATCGGTCAAAACACTATTTCGTATTTAGCAGATGGCGCGCAAAGTTAGATAGTTTAATTACCCTTTTGCAGCAAAAATATGTATTATCAAAATTCCTTGTAGAAAAGCTCGGCCTATGTCTCGTCCAATATAGCGTATGCCGAAACTTTAGTAAATGAAAAACTAATGGTTGATATTGCTCCTATGAATGGATGTTGTCAAACTCTTTGTTCGATTTTTTCTTGCTCATCATTACATCTCTAAAAATTAGGAGCTTTATTTTCCAAGCTCCTAATTTTTAGAAGTATACAAAAAGCAAGGCGGCTATCCACACTTTTTGTATACTATTGTCATCATTAAATATAAAAATATAATCAATCGTTAGTTAATTCATGCAATCTTTCTTCCACAGCTTCTCGATCATACTTATCCAAAGCCTTGTTAATAGCTTTTTTGTATAAAGAAATTGAACGCTCCTTATTCGGCATTTTGGATTGCATTTCCGGATTATATAAATCCCCCCAAAGAACATAGGGCCAAAAATTATCTGGATTTTTTTGGATATACTCTTGAAACACAACTTCAGATTCCTCATATCCCCCTAAATAAAATAATGACTCTCCTTTAGCTACAGTCATATTTTGGATAATTAGTGAATCAGAATCAGGAAATTTTTCCAGAAAATCATTTGTAAAATCTTTTCTCATTGTAGCGTACCTAACATCACTTCTACCAGCATTTGCTAGAGCCATTTCAAAATCTTGAACCCAGTTGCTGTAAAATTGGCTCATTAATGGACGGGTTCTATCATTCAATTCCCTAATATCAGTTAACTGTGTATCTCCTAACCATAGCAGTGTTTTCTCCCATACTTCCATCCATTTTTCGACCGCTCGTTCTTCATGATTTAACTGTTCATCATTGTACCCTTCCAGCATTAAATCATCTATCTGTTCTAGTAACAGATGTGTAGGTGCCAACCTGGAAGCTAATACTTTGATAGCCAAGAAGGTAAAATCAATCATAGAATCGTTAGTATTTAAATGATATAATTTTTCCCATTTAAATAGTAATTCTCCAACCGAGCTAACATTCCTTATTACACGCTTAAAATCATCAACTGTTATAGGAATACCAAAACTTGTTAGATTGTCCATAATAGCATCTGAATCCAGCTTGTTTACTTTTTCTTCTGTCCATCGATAGTTTAAAGGTAATATTGGATTCCCGGTAGCAACTTCCTGTTTATGAACACAACACTTTTTATATTTTTTTCCACTTCCACACGGACAAGGGTTATTTCTTCCAACTTTCATAGCTTGTATCTCCTTTAGAAAGTTTTTTTACTTTTTGCTTGTACATAATGAGTCGAATACAATTCCTCCATAAAAGGATTACCTGATTTAGAAAAACGTAAATGCTTTTTCGGTCCCTTTCCCCAAGATTTATAGACCGTGATGGATGGTTTTAGATTTTGTTCTTCCGCAAATTTCTTTAATGTTTTCAGTGCATGATTTAAGTTCGCTAGATTTCCAACTGTTACCCGTTCTAAATAGGATATTCTTTTAAAACGCCAATCTTCTACTTGTTTCGGTGTCAGCCTATCCATTTTCAATAGAAGGTCTACTGGACTAATATAGCCTTTTTCCTTTATCAATTCTATAGAATGTCGTCGTATTCTTTGTTCAATATTTTTCTTACTCATCGTTACATCCTTTATTATTCAATATAATCCAAATTATAGCGTTCACTATTTTTTTTGCAATTTATTAATAGCAGATTGTGATTCATACGGTAATCCTTCTCCAAATTTCTTTTAATCCCCACTGACAAACAACCCCCTCATTTTAATGGACTAGTTATTTAGTATATTAATCTTACCAGGTAAAATCTAGTCCATATATGATTAAGCCTTTAGGGGGACTTGCCCTCATCACACTGATAAACGACTTTTCCACGGCATTTTTGCACCATTTGTGGCACATCACACCAATAAAGACCTTGTACTAGCAGGGAACTGTGCTCTCTCCTAATACCAAAAGTATTGTTCTGGACCTTCCCCAAGCGATGCAACAAGATAGGGTGTTTCTGGCTCAGGTTCATCCCCTGAAATGTCTTCAACCGTAATGGTAAATTGCCATTCATCACCATAATCATATAAGTACAGAAACCGTTGACCTGAATGCATTCCAAGCGTTCCAATGTTGACTTCATCTGCGGTAGGATGGCCGTCATAATCTCCTGGTGCGACAATGCTTTCATTGGACCACTTTCTTCCATCCATAAAGAAACCGTATAGGTGGTCATCATCAAATTGATATGACTTTATAATCACCCTATGTAGATCCTCCATGGTGTGATTGGCTGATAAGACAACTTTCCGCCATATACCTTTGTCAAAAGATACTTTAAACGTATACACACCCTTTACAAAGCCTTTTTCCATTCTTGGTAATGTTTGCTGCAAATCTCTCTTGTTAAAAACTTTCACAAATGCTTGATAAAATGGTTCAGTGCTTCGATCTATCCTATCTTCTTTAATAGAGTCTAAATTATAGATAAATGGCATTGCTGAA
Coding sequences within:
- a CDS encoding zinc-dependent alcohol dehydrogenase, encoding MKGIVYDFTIPKYLAAKAFGKHFPSLYYGKPSALSLSHVEEPTLPNERWLKVKPIYAGVCGSDMGAIFYKTSPSITPFNSFPSILGHEVVGIVTEVGNDVTEVEVGQRITLDPYITCEVRGLKSPCPACRKGLHSLCRYKSGTDTFGPGMILGFCKDLPGGWSESLVVHESMAIPVPDTISDKVAAMSEPLSVGLHAVLRQPPKSGEHVLVIGGGMIAYAVIAAIHLLEIDCHITQLSLLQYQREMGLKLGANNGLTSRKELEDTLLKMPETSRHKPALGRDIFVGGYDAVYDCIGSKESLDDALRMARERGKVTLVGCAGEIKKLDWTFVWANELTVLGTHAYSKKETWEGITTSTQELLFELIEQHPDYPLEQLVTHEYPLEDYREAITANLDRGKYQSVKTLFRI
- a CDS encoding SEC-C metal-binding domain-containing protein, which codes for MKVGRNNPCPCGSGKKYKKCCVHKQEVATGNPILPLNYRWTEEKVNKLDSDAIMDNLTSFGIPITVDDFKRVIRNVSSVGELLFKWEKLYHLNTNDSMIDFTFLAIKVLASRLAPTHLLLEQIDDLMLEGYNDEQLNHEERAVEKWMEVWEKTLLWLGDTQLTDIRELNDRTRPLMSQFYSNWVQDFEMALANAGRSDVRYATMRKDFTNDFLEKFPDSDSLIIQNMTVAKGESLFYLGGYEESEVVFQEYIQKNPDNFWPYVLWGDLYNPEMQSKMPNKERSISLYKKAINKALDKYDREAVEERLHELTND